From Camarhynchus parvulus chromosome 22, STF_HiC, whole genome shotgun sequence, a single genomic window includes:
- the LETM2 gene encoding LETM1 domain-containing protein LETM2, mitochondrial: MAACGCNALLAAARASFRGSRLLARCSSPCSPAAALVQLVDPQLTWSCRDSQSQPWARRACLPRSPAHALHTSSSPRQQLPGEPQGKPRNQGAKAAKSLAKQVVPPAGRKSLRQRVVDELKHYYHGFHLLWIDTKVAARMVWRLLHGQVLTRRERRRLLRTCADLFRLVPFLVFVIVPFMEFLLPVFLKLFPDMLPSTFETESKKEEKLKKKLNARLELAKFLRETIAEMAKRNKADTGKGKQVSFYLHELRPSGQQPSTQEIVRFSKLFEDELTLEHLERPQLVALCKLLELQPLGTNNLLRFQLLMRLRSIKADDEMIAKEGVSGLSVAELQSACRARGMRSLGLSEEQLKEQLGQWLDLHLKENIPSSLLLLSRALYLIDVKPQSVPIPQSKTAEAAGVMTSVLEGQEALLDPAPVVQGRKTEEFVSQPTEKLPFSEASVKPPPRETKMEASQSSKAGANGA; encoded by the exons ATGGCTGCGTGCGGCTGTAACGCGCTCCTGGCCGCGGCCAGGGCCAG TTTCAGGGGCTCCCGTCTCCTGGCTCGCTGCAGCTCTCCGTGCTCCCCAGCCGCTGCTCTTGTCCAGCTGGTGGATCCCCagctcacctggagctgcagggactcccagagccagccctgggcacgcCGAGCCTGCCTGCCTCGCTCTCCTGCCCACGCCTTGcacacctccagcagcccccggcagcagctgccaggggagcCCCAGGGAAAGCCCAGGAACCAGGGGGCTAAAGCTGCTAAAAGCCTGGCCAAGCAAGTGGTgcctcctgcagggaggaaatCCTTGAGGCAGAGAGTGGTGGATGAGCTGAAGCATTACTACCATGGGTTCCACCTGCTCTGGATTGACACCAAGGTGGCTGCCAGGATGGTGTGGAGGCTGCTGCACGGGCAGGTGCTCaccaggagggagaggagaagg CTGCTGAGAACTTGTGCAGATCTCTTCAGGCTGGTTCCCTTCCTGGTGTTTGTCATTGTTCCCTTCATGGAGTTTCTGTTACCTGTGTTCCTGAAGCTCTTCCCTGACATGCTGCCCTCAACGTTTGAGACGGAGTCAAAAAAG GAAgagaagctgaagaagaagTTGAATGCAAGGCTGGAATTAGCCAAGTTCCTGCGGGAGACCATTGCAGAGATGGCCAAAAGGAACAAGGCAGAcacaggaaaagggaaacaagTCTCCTTTTACCTGCACGAG CTCCGTCCCAGCggccagcagcccagcacacaggagATTGTGCGTTTCTCCAAGCTCTTTGAGGACGAGCTGACCCTGGAGCACCTGGAGAGGCCCCAGCTGGTGGCCCTGTGcaagctgctggagctgcagcccctgggcaccAACAACCTGCTGCGCTTCCAGCTGCTGATGCGGCTGCGCAGCATCAAGGCCGACGATGAG ATGATTGCCAAGGAAGGGGTCAGTGGCCTGAGcgtggcagagctgcagagcgCCTGCAGGGCCAGAGGGATGCGGTCACTGGGGctctctgaggagcagctgaaggagcagctggggcag TGGCTGGATCTGCATTTAAAGGAGAAcattccttcttccctcctcctgctttccCGTGCCTTGTACTTAATAGATGTAAAGCCACAATCTGTTCCCATTCCACAGAGCAAG AcagctgaagctgctggagTGATGACATCTGTGCTTGAAGGTCAGGAGGCCCTCCTGGATCCTGCCCCTGTTGTACAGGGAAGAAAG